From a region of the Triticum aestivum cultivar Chinese Spring chromosome 7D, IWGSC CS RefSeq v2.1, whole genome shotgun sequence genome:
- the LOC123171470 gene encoding desmethyl-deoxy-podophyllotoxin synthase-like: MAGNHENHGLLLAGAILLLTLLLVVKLRRRSKQYGGVTLNLPPGPWQLPVIGSMHHLVGALPHRAMRNLALRHGPLMLLRMGELPVVVASSAAAAMEIMKTHDVAFATRPRTNTTVSLTGDGLGIALAPHGDHWRRVRKLCATELLGAPRVRSFRGTREAEAAALVASVAVEAASGAAVNVSSLVATYVADAVVRSMVGDRIADREAFLACLCEGVRVAAGFSLADLFPSSRLARALSGTARQVEATVREMSRLMDGVIEEKRARKAAGAGCEEEEDILDVLLDGGGGGAPLDIGTVRAMMRDLFGAGSETSASTLQWAMAELVRKPAALRRAQAEVRSALAGQSRAREEALQELPYLRLVIKETLRLHAAVPLLLPRECREPSRVLGYDVPQGTMVLVNAWAIGRDAASWGPDAEEFRPERFEEESAAAVDFRGTDFQLVPFGAGRRMCPGITFGLAVMEVALASLLFHFDWELPGGTEELDMAEAFGITARRKSDLWLHATVVVPPL, from the coding sequence ATGGCGGGGAACCACGAGAACCATGGCCTGCTTTTGGCCGGTGCCATCCTGCTTCTCACTCTTCTCCTCGTCGTCAAGCTCAGGCGACGCAGCAAGCAGTATGGTGGCGTGACGCTGAACCTGCCTCCGGGGCCATGGCAGCTGCCGGTGATCGGCAGCATGCACCACCTCGTGGGCGCGCTCCCGCACCGCGCCATGCGCAACCTCGCCCTCCGGCACGGCCCGCTCATGCTGCTCCGCATGGGCGAGCTCCCCGTCGTTGTGGCCTCGTCGGCGGCCGCggcgatggagatcatgaagaCCCACGACGTCGCCTTCGCCACGCGGCCGAGGACGAACACCACTGTTTCGCTCACTGGAGACGGCCTCGGCATCGCCCTCGCGCCGCACGGCGACCACTGGCGCCGTGTCCGCAAGCTCTGCGCCACGGAGCTTCTCGGCGCGCCGCGGGTTCGGTCGTTCCGAGGGACGCGTGAGGCCGAGGCGGCCGCCCTCGTTGCGTCCGTGGCCGTGGAGGCGGCGTCCGGAGCCGCTGTGAACGTCAGCTCCCTCGTCGCCACGTATGTCGCCGACGCCGTAGTGCGCTCCATGGTTGGCGACCGGATCGCGGACCGCGAAGCCTTCCTGGCGTGCCTTTGCGAGGGTGTCAGGGTGGCCGCTGGGTTCAGTCTCGCCGACCTGTTTCCGTCGTCGCGCCTCGCGCGCGCGCTCAGCGGGACGGCGCGCCAAGTGGAGGCGACGGTCCGGGAGATGTCCCGGCTCATGGACGGCGTCATCGAGGAGAAACGCGCGAGGAAGGCGGCCGGCGCCGGCTGCGAGGAAGAGGAGGACATCTTGGACGTGCttctggacggcggcggcggcggcgcgcctcTCGACATCGGGACGGTCCGTGCTATGATGAGGGACCTCTTCGGGGCCGGGAGCGAGACCTCGGCGTCGACGTTGCAGTGGGCCATGGCGGAGCTGGTGCGGAAACCGGCGGCGCTCCGGAGGGCGCAGGCGGAGGTGCGCAGCGCGCTCGCCGGGCAGAGCCGCGCCCGGGAGGAGGCCTTGCAGGAGCTGCCGTACCTGCGGCTGGTGATCAAGGAGACGCTCCGGCTGCACGCGGCAGTGCCGCTGCTCCTCCCGCGGGAGTGCCGCGAGCCCAGTCGCGTCCTCGGGTACGACGTGCCCCAGGGCACCATGGTGCTGGTCAACGCGTGGGCCATCGGCCGGGACGCGGCGAGCTGGGGGCCGGACGCCGAGGAGTTCCGGCCGGAGAGGTTCGAGGAGGAATCCGCGGCGGCGGTGGACTTCAGAGGGACGGACTTCCAGCTTGTGCCGTTCGGGGCGGGGCGGAGGATGTGCCCCGGGATCACGTTCGGGCTCGCCGTCATGGAGGTCGCGCTGGCGAGCCTCCTCTTCCATTTCGACTGGGAGCTCCCCGGGGGGACGGAGGAGCTGGACATGGCGGAGGCGTTCGGGATCACGGCGAGGAGGAAGAGCGACCTGTGGCTGCATGCCACCGTCGTCGTGCCACCTCtgtaa
- the LOC123171469 gene encoding uncharacterized protein, producing the protein MARRQLTTPSTSGSNEETTRGTYMPTARPSAYLDIYADGLAVGIYVPRVVSSLDPLVDGVVSCRLATFCADGDPMLTILLRGYFEASGKVLDAAIRGFKDYLASGSAPTNADAASSRVASDVPVMKMNNRTNDTECAELIVKEMSAASDLIDTKNRAFMILELFDKSAAHCNTPDEKQKMREHKILKQMLGGLLHQNGVLKRAFLIQHNRLKDYQDMVQERSQFKEIVGKYQQQIKALEVRNYVLSLHLAGSDHQSDISGHRNPDVP; encoded by the exons ATGGCGAGGCGGCAACTGACGACGCCGTCAACAAGTGGATCCAATGAAGAGACGACACGTGGCACGTATATGCCGACGGCCAGACCGTCGGCATATCTTGACATCTATGCCGATGGTCTGGCCGTCGGCATATACGTGCCACGTGTCGTCTCTTCATTGGATCCACTTGTTGACGGCGTCGTCAGTTGCCGCCTCGCCACTTTTTGTGCCGACGGTGATCCTATGCTGACGATT CTTCTTCGAGGCTATTTCGAAGCGTCGGGAAAGGTCTTGGATGCTGCAATCAGAGGCTTCAAGGATTATTTGGCGTCGGGTTCAGCACCAACCAATGCTGATGCGGCATCATCTAG AGTGGCATCAGATGTCCCGGTGATGAAGATGAATAATCGGACAAACGACACTGAATGTGCGGAGCTAATTGTCAAGGAGATGTCGGCCGCTTCAGATTTGATCGACACCAAGAATCGAGCCTTCATGATACTTGAATTGTTCGACAAATCTGCCGCACACTGCAATACTCCTGATGAAAAGCAGAAAATGCGTGAG CACAAGATACTGAAGCAGATGCTGGGAGGCCTGCTTCACCAGAACGGCGTCCTGAAGAGGGCCTTTCTTATCCAGCACAACCGGCTCAAGGACTACCAGGACATGGTGCAAGAACGGTCCCAGTTCAAGGAGATCGTCGGCAAGTACCAGCAGCAGATCAAGGCGCTAG AGGTTAGGAACTATGTGCTGTCGTTGCATCTCGCGGGGTCGGATCATCAGAGTGACATATCTGGGCACCGTAACCCCGACGTCCCCTAG